The following coding sequences lie in one Halomonas sp. 'Soap Lake #6' genomic window:
- a CDS encoding transporter substrate-binding domain-containing protein, translating to MTNDSNSSTTVGLLFSDTGVTSDIERSQRFGARLAINEINNCGGVNGFPILIEEHDLGGEPDRFRSYVDKLIKEKNIKLFIGCYMSHTRKAVMSSIERADALLFYPTPYEGFEYSPNIIYGGPSPNQNSAPLAAYLIKNYGNKIVFVGSDYIYPRESHHVMRMLYKQHGGEILDEIYIPLYPSKEEVEHAVKRAVSMEPDVVFSTVVGHGTSEFYSHFADHYLNKNRPPIASLTTSEAEIRKMTPSVAEGNIVVAPYFTTVKTSKSLRFIEAAKKYFPRDVCITAWAEAAYHQTMMLCESIRRSNSSRVEDIKKELYSFHFEAPQGEVWIEKENNHTNLASRIAVINSKGEFDVKWTSPCPIKPDPYVVVHRLDDWSSLMPKAVFP from the coding sequence ATGACCAATGATTCAAACAGTAGTACGACAGTTGGCTTGTTGTTTTCTGATACTGGCGTAACGTCTGATATCGAAAGATCCCAGAGGTTTGGAGCACGTCTTGCAATCAATGAAATCAATAATTGTGGGGGGGTAAATGGATTTCCAATCCTTATAGAAGAGCACGATTTAGGAGGGGAGCCAGATAGGTTTAGATCTTACGTTGACAAATTGATAAAAGAAAAAAATATAAAGCTTTTTATCGGCTGCTATATGTCGCACACAAGAAAAGCTGTAATGTCATCTATAGAAAGGGCTGATGCTTTATTATTTTACCCTACCCCTTATGAGGGTTTTGAGTATTCGCCAAATATAATTTATGGCGGCCCATCACCAAATCAAAACAGCGCTCCTTTAGCTGCATACTTAATTAAAAACTATGGAAATAAAATTGTTTTTGTAGGGTCTGACTACATTTACCCCCGAGAAAGCCACCATGTAATGCGTATGCTTTATAAGCAACATGGGGGGGAGATTCTAGATGAAATTTACATCCCTCTATATCCTTCTAAAGAAGAAGTAGAGCATGCGGTGAAGCGTGCTGTAAGCATGGAACCAGATGTAGTTTTTTCAACAGTAGTTGGACATGGAACATCGGAGTTTTATAGCCATTTTGCTGATCATTATTTAAATAAAAACAGACCTCCTATTGCTAGTCTAACCACAAGTGAAGCAGAAATACGTAAAATGACTCCTTCGGTAGCGGAGGGAAACATAGTAGTAGCGCCTTATTTTACAACTGTAAAGACAAGTAAAAGTCTTAGGTTCATTGAAGCTGCTAAAAAGTATTTCCCAAGAGATGTTTGCATCACAGCTTGGGCAGAAGCCGCATATCATCAAACAATGATGTTATGTGAGTCTATCCGAAGATCTAATAGCTCTAGAGTAGAAGATATAAAGAAAGAATTATACTCCTTTCATTTCGAAGCACCACAAGGAGAAGTTTGGATAGAAAAGGAAAACAATCATACCAATTTAGCCTCTAGGATTGCAGTCATCAATAGCAAGGGAGAGTTTGATGTCAAATGGACATCTCCATGCCCTATCAAACCAGACCCATATGTTGTGGTACATAGACTTGATGATTGGTCGAGTTTGATGCCTAAGGCTGTCTTCCCATGA
- a CDS encoding ANTAR domain-containing response regulator produces the protein MKGSPILYSLRDLQVLVMYPEGEVNDSLLLQLIRIGCNVRHLWPPPEKISFEVDVVFSAIPQDHFYSKIKSLSKGFSNEVTFITVVEYESPTVISQMLEIGAHGVISLPINSNTILPSLVLARNNSEIIKKYNRSIEKLEEKLALINVVNKAKILLMQKFNMEEEEAHRHLTKKSMKERKSLIKTSEEILATNEKQSK, from the coding sequence ATGAAAGGATCACCCATACTTTATAGCCTCAGGGATTTACAGGTTCTTGTTATGTACCCAGAAGGAGAAGTGAATGATTCTTTATTGTTACAACTAATACGTATTGGCTGCAATGTAAGGCATTTATGGCCACCACCTGAAAAAATCAGCTTTGAAGTCGACGTGGTATTTTCAGCTATTCCTCAGGATCACTTCTACTCAAAAATAAAAAGCTTATCCAAAGGGTTTTCTAATGAAGTAACTTTTATTACCGTTGTTGAATATGAAAGCCCTACTGTAATATCTCAAATGTTAGAGATAGGCGCACACGGAGTTATTTCTTTGCCGATTAACTCAAACACTATACTTCCAAGCTTAGTGCTTGCTAGAAATAACAGCGAAATTATAAAAAAATATAATCGCAGCATTGAAAAGTTAGAAGAAAAGCTAGCGCTTATAAATGTAGTTAACAAAGCTAAAATCCTATTGATGCAGAAATTTAATATGGAAGAGGAAGAGGCACATCGACACCTAACAAAAAAATCGATGAAAGAGAGAAAAAGTTTAATAAAAACTTCAGAAGAAATTCTAGCGACTAACGAAAAACAATCAAAATAG